In Vibrio tritonius, the following are encoded in one genomic region:
- a CDS encoding GAF domain-containing protein, whose translation MNIEQYQRLTKQAVSLVESEPNLIANLANVSALLNMELEDLNWVGFYLMDNDELVLGPFQGLPACVRIPVGKGVCGTAVSTNSVQRIYDVHEFEGHIACDAASNSELVIPFSINGKVAGVLDIDSPSIGRFSEIDQQGLTNLMTEVENLLNSHANNA comes from the coding sequence ATGAATATCGAACAATACCAACGCTTAACCAAACAAGCGGTTTCTCTGGTGGAATCTGAACCTAATCTTATTGCCAACCTTGCCAATGTCAGTGCCTTATTAAATATGGAGCTAGAAGACCTAAACTGGGTCGGGTTCTATTTAATGGACAATGATGAGCTGGTATTAGGCCCATTCCAAGGTTTACCTGCTTGCGTTCGCATTCCGGTTGGTAAAGGTGTGTGTGGTACAGCAGTGTCAACAAATAGCGTGCAACGTATTTATGATGTGCACGAATTTGAAGGACATATTGCTTGTGATGCGGCAAGTAACTCTGAATTGGTTATTCCTTTTTCTATCAATGGTAAAGTTGCAGGTGTACTGGATATTGATAGTCCATCTATTGGCCGATTTAGTGAAATTGATCAACAAGGATTGACCAATTTGATGACTGAAGTGGAAAACCTGCTCAATTCACACGCTAACAACGCATAA
- the rsmF gene encoding 16S rRNA (cytosine(1407)-C(5))-methyltransferase RsmF produces MHSNIQLPDAFIAAMKNIMPASLSMDEFIAACQRPLRKSIRVNTLKISVADFMQRAQHKGWQLEPVPWCETGFWIEADESQVPLGNTAEHMAGLFYIQEASSMMPPAALFLNENDQFSAVLDTAAAPGSKTTQIAALMNNEGVLVANEFSASRVKVLHANIERCGVRNAALTNFDGRVFGGWLPEQFDAVLLDAPCSGEGTIRKDPDAMKNWSMDSIHSIAQTQKDLIESAFQALKVGGVMVYSTCTLSVEENQQVCSHLKDLYGDAVTFESLEALFTDAHKTLTPEGFLHIFPQVYDSEGFFVARIRKNASVPNPEVKKKLGKFPFEKAAKKIDQAIREQLNNTLGIELPATGQIWLRDKDVWLFPSALEPMLGELRFSRMGIKIAETHKQGYRWQHQVATCLAKWNADHGVELNTEQAREWFMGRDIRPEQAAGKGEVIVCYGNDVIGLGKWVGNRVKNGLPRELVRDKNLF; encoded by the coding sequence TTGCATTCCAATATCCAACTTCCAGATGCTTTTATCGCTGCGATGAAAAACATCATGCCAGCTTCCCTCTCTATGGATGAGTTTATTGCTGCCTGTCAGCGACCTCTGCGCAAAAGTATTCGTGTGAACACGTTAAAAATCAGCGTTGCCGATTTTATGCAACGAGCACAACACAAAGGCTGGCAACTTGAGCCCGTACCTTGGTGCGAAACAGGCTTCTGGATTGAGGCAGATGAATCTCAAGTACCACTAGGCAATACCGCAGAGCATATGGCTGGGCTTTTCTATATTCAAGAAGCCAGCTCAATGATGCCACCAGCAGCACTATTTCTAAACGAAAACGATCAATTTAGTGCGGTGCTTGATACTGCCGCAGCTCCCGGTTCTAAAACCACCCAAATTGCTGCATTAATGAATAATGAAGGCGTGTTGGTAGCCAATGAATTTTCTGCAAGCCGCGTTAAAGTACTGCATGCCAATATTGAACGTTGCGGTGTTCGTAATGCCGCATTAACAAATTTTGATGGCCGAGTATTTGGCGGTTGGTTACCTGAACAATTTGACGCAGTTCTACTCGATGCCCCTTGCTCAGGCGAAGGAACCATTCGTAAAGACCCAGATGCAATGAAAAACTGGAGTATGGATTCCATCCACTCTATTGCTCAAACACAAAAAGATCTTATTGAGAGCGCGTTCCAAGCCTTAAAAGTTGGTGGCGTGATGGTGTACTCCACTTGTACGCTCAGTGTTGAAGAGAACCAGCAAGTCTGCAGCCATCTTAAAGACCTTTATGGTGACGCCGTCACGTTTGAATCCCTAGAGGCTCTGTTTACCGACGCACACAAGACACTGACACCGGAAGGCTTTCTGCACATTTTCCCTCAAGTTTACGATTCTGAAGGGTTCTTTGTTGCCAGAATCAGAAAAAATGCCTCAGTACCCAATCCTGAAGTGAAGAAAAAACTAGGCAAGTTCCCATTCGAAAAAGCCGCTAAAAAAATCGACCAAGCCATTCGCGAGCAATTAAACAACACATTAGGTATTGAGTTGCCAGCAACGGGCCAGATTTGGCTAAGAGACAAAGATGTGTGGCTGTTTCCAAGTGCTTTAGAGCCAATGCTGGGTGAACTTCGCTTTTCTCGTATGGGAATCAAGATTGCGGAAACCCACAAACAGGGGTATCGCTGGCAACATCAAGTGGCAACCTGCCTAGCAAAATGGAATGCGGATCACGGCGTTGAACTAAATACAGAACAAGCTCGAGAGTGGTTTATGGGCCGCGACATTCGTCCTGAACAAGCCGCTGGTAAAGGTGAAGTGATCGTCTGTTATGGTAACGATGTGATTGGATTAGGGAAATGGGTTGGGAACCGCGTTAAGAATGGCCTACCACGTGAATTGGTGCGTGATAAAAACCTATTTTAA
- the proQ gene encoding RNA chaperone ProQ: MENTEKLKNSKEVIAYIAECFPKCFTLEGEAKPLKIGIFQDLADRLNDDPKVSKTQLRAALRQYTSSWRYLHGVKPGAVRVDLDGNESGALEQEHVEHAQAALAESKARVEARRKEQNKKAREEAKAKSPKAKKPQQPRRPQAKSAPKAEKPVETRSLNADEVIVGKQVNVNMGKGNMAATIVEINKEDVRVQLGNGLQMVVKVEHLRA; encoded by the coding sequence ATGGAAAACACTGAAAAGTTAAAAAACAGCAAAGAAGTGATTGCATATATTGCTGAATGTTTCCCTAAATGCTTTACTTTAGAAGGTGAAGCAAAACCATTGAAAATTGGTATTTTTCAAGACCTTGCTGATCGCCTAAATGACGACCCGAAAGTGAGTAAAACTCAGCTGCGTGCTGCGTTAAGACAGTATACTTCTTCATGGCGCTACCTGCATGGTGTTAAACCTGGTGCTGTACGTGTGGACTTAGATGGCAATGAGAGCGGTGCGCTAGAGCAAGAACATGTTGAACATGCTCAAGCAGCTCTTGCAGAAAGCAAAGCACGTGTAGAAGCGCGTCGTAAAGAGCAAAACAAAAAAGCTCGTGAAGAAGCAAAAGCCAAATCGCCAAAAGCGAAAAAGCCTCAACAGCCTCGTCGTCCACAAGCGAAATCAGCACCTAAAGCAGAAAAGCCAGTGGAAACTCGTTCTTTGAATGCTGATGAAGTAATCGTTGGTAAACAAGTGAATGTCAACATGGGCAAAGGCAACATGGCAGCGACCATTGTTGAAATCAATAAGGAAGATGTGCGTGTTCAACTTGGCAACGGCCTACAAATGGTTGTGAAAGTGGAGCATCTACGCGCATAA
- a CDS encoding ABC transporter ATP-binding protein — protein sequence MTYSSDTINGSWLITQAKRHKSKLILANIIALLATAVSVPVPLLMPLMVDEVLLDKPGKGLALMNQVLPGAWQTATGYIFFTLFLVVLMRTIGQLLNILQNRQFTLVSKTITYQMRCKMIDKLGRISIKQYETRGSGGINAHLITDIETIDQFIGTTLSKFLIGLLTVTATAAVLLWLDWRLGLFILLVNPVVLYFSRKLGSNVKSLKKRENQAFETFQSRLVETLDGIYQLRAANREREFLHRLKAQANDVRINADKYAWQSEAAGRLSFLLFLMGFELFRAMAMLMVLFSDMTIGQIFAVFSYLWFMLSPVQELLGIQFSWYGAKAALKRINDLLSLEEEHRPQSKINPFNDERHVEVQVKDVSFSYNGENTVLDHLSLTIPAGQKVALVGASGGGKSTLIQLLIGVYRQNSGTIRYNGETTDDISFDVIRDKIAVVLQQPVLFNDTLRNNLTLGKDYTEQALWNALDVAQMNDVIKQLTKGLDTQIGRNGIRLSGGQRQRLAIARMVLSDPQFVILDEATSALDTATEAALHHALSVFLQGRTTLIVAHRLSAVKQADLIYVLEDGKVTQSGTHGELVNQEGLYQTLYGTVQSSQ from the coding sequence ATGACGTACTCCAGTGACACTATTAACGGTTCTTGGCTGATAACACAAGCGAAAAGACATAAGTCAAAGCTGATTCTCGCCAACATTATTGCCCTGCTTGCTACCGCAGTAAGCGTTCCTGTTCCACTTTTAATGCCATTAATGGTGGATGAAGTTCTATTGGATAAGCCTGGTAAAGGCTTAGCACTCATGAACCAGGTTCTCCCTGGGGCATGGCAAACCGCGACTGGATACATCTTTTTTACACTGTTTTTAGTGGTTCTCATGAGAACCATAGGACAGTTACTTAACATCTTGCAAAACCGCCAGTTTACGTTGGTTTCCAAAACCATCACGTATCAAATGCGCTGCAAGATGATTGATAAATTGGGGCGAATTAGCATAAAACAATATGAGACTCGGGGAAGTGGTGGAATAAACGCCCATTTGATCACAGATATAGAAACGATTGACCAATTTATCGGCACTACGCTGAGTAAGTTTTTAATTGGCTTACTCACTGTCACCGCCACTGCCGCAGTGCTCCTCTGGTTAGATTGGCGTTTAGGGCTGTTTATTTTATTGGTCAACCCAGTTGTTTTATATTTCTCGCGTAAACTCGGCAGCAATGTTAAGTCGCTTAAAAAACGAGAGAATCAAGCTTTTGAGACTTTCCAAAGCCGATTAGTCGAAACACTAGACGGTATCTATCAATTACGTGCAGCAAACCGAGAACGAGAGTTTCTACACCGACTTAAAGCCCAAGCCAATGATGTGAGAATCAACGCAGATAAGTACGCTTGGCAATCTGAAGCCGCAGGCCGTCTCTCTTTTCTGCTCTTTTTAATGGGCTTTGAGCTGTTTCGCGCCATGGCCATGCTCATGGTGCTGTTTAGTGATATGACCATCGGTCAAATCTTTGCGGTATTCAGCTACTTATGGTTTATGCTCAGCCCAGTGCAAGAGCTACTTGGAATTCAATTTTCTTGGTATGGTGCCAAAGCAGCGCTCAAACGCATTAACGACCTGTTAAGCTTAGAAGAAGAACATCGCCCTCAATCGAAAATCAACCCATTTAATGATGAACGTCACGTGGAAGTTCAAGTGAAAGATGTCTCCTTCTCTTATAACGGTGAGAATACGGTGCTCGATCACTTAAGTTTAACCATTCCTGCCGGACAAAAAGTCGCCCTTGTGGGGGCAAGCGGTGGGGGTAAATCCACCCTCATCCAATTGTTAATCGGTGTTTATCGGCAAAACTCTGGCACCATTCGTTACAATGGTGAAACCACAGACGATATTTCGTTTGATGTCATTCGCGATAAAATTGCGGTGGTATTACAACAGCCCGTACTCTTTAACGATACCCTACGGAACAACCTTACCTTAGGAAAAGATTACACCGAGCAGGCCTTATGGAACGCTTTAGACGTAGCACAGATGAACGATGTTATTAAGCAATTAACTAAAGGGTTAGATACGCAAATCGGTCGAAATGGCATTCGCCTTTCTGGTGGGCAACGTCAGCGTCTCGCTATTGCTAGAATGGTGTTATCTGACCCTCAATTTGTCATTCTTGATGAAGCTACCTCCGCCCTTGATACCGCAACAGAAGCGGCACTGCATCATGCTCTGAGTGTGTTCCTACAAGGACGCACAACATTAATTGTTGCGCACCGTCTGTCTGCAGTAAAACAAGCGGATCTCATTTATGTATTAGAAGATGGCAAAGTGACTCAATCGGGCACACATGGAGAACTGGTCAATCAAGAGGGCTTATACCAAACTCTTTATGGTACAGTACAATCTTCACAGTAA
- a CDS encoding MlaD family protein, with amino-acid sequence MNDNSSYSPDIKRSRGISPLWVLPIITMLLAGWLVFKAVNDAGEHIQIHFSNGQGLVAGRTTIRYQGLEVGMLRDIKLSPDLESIYVDAEIYPEAKKLLSSDTQFWLVKPQASLSGISGLDALVSGNYIAIQPGNLESSDHPKEYHALDNAPANQISHSGLLLTLKARDLGGLSVGSQIIYRKIPIGEVLSYQLNKDNQSVLIQVSIKDEYQQIITKQSRFWNVSGVSADVGFDGMDVRLENMSALIGGAIAVDSPDGGEPVVQNTQFRLYKDVKTAGRGIPITIQLPDNSQVNPKGSPVVYRGIEIGQVTAISFSKDRKQLIASASIEPAFSDMLNSGTHFVVEEPELSLNGMRNVANLVKGNFLSIKPGNGERSRQFVAQRAQLTADAQSIDITLKSSDSYGLEAGSKVLYRGIPVGMVSSVTLENDNVLLHVSIEEQYRALIRQHNRFYITGTAKAALDENGVNLTVPPMKWLLAGSISFISEGKDGKEDLYTLYPNQSLAELAQFQQQGSQTIVMTSHALPSVQVGSPLLYRNLQVGSITRYALSTNGVTIEAKIDNQYQHLITPNTVFWNHSGVKIDASLAGVSVQTAPLQSLIKGGIAFDSIKGVDNKTGKQWRLYDSYQQASQHGREITLTSHTNPGVKVGTALEYQGIKVGEINQITPNFAQNSVTFTAELNPQYADAIAKQGSVFWLQKAQVNLQGIDHIDKLLQASIAVQPGQGVALAHFVLHKQAQQPSGVRFVLQSRSRGSVVVGTPVLYRDIEVGQVVDVRLGELSDRVITTINIAPKYAYLIRNNTLFWNASGVDVSIGLSGANIKSGTVDSLLRGGISFATPPDLPLKPKAQADSSFLLHSEVESDWLTWQTPIPKP; translated from the coding sequence ATGAACGATAATTCCTCATATTCACCTGACATTAAGCGCAGCCGTGGTATTTCTCCGCTATGGGTTTTACCCATTATTACGATGCTGCTTGCTGGATGGTTGGTCTTTAAAGCCGTTAATGATGCGGGAGAACATATTCAGATCCATTTTTCTAATGGTCAGGGGTTAGTGGCAGGTCGCACGACAATTCGCTATCAAGGGCTCGAAGTCGGTATGTTACGGGACATCAAGCTATCCCCAGATTTAGAGAGTATCTATGTTGATGCTGAAATCTATCCAGAAGCAAAGAAGCTTCTCTCATCAGACACCCAATTTTGGCTGGTAAAACCCCAAGCCAGTTTGTCGGGTATATCAGGGTTAGATGCCTTGGTATCGGGTAACTATATTGCGATTCAACCAGGCAATTTAGAAAGTTCTGACCACCCCAAGGAATATCATGCGTTAGATAACGCACCCGCTAATCAAATTTCCCACAGCGGCTTGTTATTAACGCTAAAAGCCCGAGACTTGGGCGGTTTATCAGTCGGTTCACAAATTATCTATCGCAAAATACCGATTGGGGAAGTGTTGAGTTATCAGCTTAACAAAGACAATCAGTCGGTGCTGATTCAGGTATCGATCAAAGATGAATATCAACAAATCATCACCAAACAAAGCCGTTTTTGGAATGTGAGTGGCGTTTCCGCCGATGTCGGATTTGATGGTATGGATGTACGGTTAGAAAATATGAGCGCCTTAATTGGTGGAGCGATTGCCGTGGATTCTCCCGACGGTGGCGAGCCAGTTGTGCAAAATACTCAATTTCGCCTCTACAAAGACGTAAAAACAGCTGGTCGCGGCATCCCTATCACCATTCAATTACCGGATAACAGCCAAGTCAATCCTAAAGGCTCACCGGTTGTCTATCGCGGTATCGAAATCGGTCAGGTGACGGCTATCTCCTTTAGCAAAGATCGTAAACAGCTTATCGCCTCAGCCTCAATCGAACCTGCGTTTAGCGATATGCTCAACAGTGGCACTCATTTTGTGGTAGAAGAACCTGAATTGTCGCTAAATGGGATGCGTAATGTAGCAAATCTGGTCAAAGGTAACTTCTTATCAATAAAACCAGGAAACGGTGAGCGAAGTCGTCAGTTTGTGGCTCAGCGAGCACAACTTACCGCCGACGCTCAATCCATCGACATTACCCTAAAGTCCAGCGATTCTTACGGGTTAGAAGCAGGCAGTAAAGTGCTTTATCGCGGCATTCCTGTCGGTATGGTTTCTTCAGTAACACTTGAAAATGATAACGTGTTACTGCATGTCAGTATTGAAGAACAATATCGCGCTCTTATTCGTCAGCATAACCGTTTCTACATTACAGGTACTGCCAAAGCAGCTTTAGATGAAAATGGTGTGAATCTCACCGTCCCTCCAATGAAATGGCTACTGGCTGGCTCAATAAGCTTTATTAGTGAGGGGAAAGACGGCAAAGAAGATCTTTACACACTTTACCCAAATCAATCATTAGCTGAGTTAGCCCAATTTCAACAACAAGGGTCTCAAACTATCGTAATGACATCGCATGCATTGCCGTCTGTGCAAGTTGGCAGTCCACTGCTTTATCGTAATTTGCAAGTAGGCAGCATTACCCGATACGCGTTGTCGACTAATGGTGTAACTATTGAGGCAAAAATTGACAACCAATATCAGCATTTAATCACGCCGAACACTGTGTTTTGGAACCATTCAGGGGTGAAGATTGATGCCTCTCTTGCCGGCGTTTCCGTGCAAACCGCCCCACTCCAAAGCCTAATAAAAGGCGGTATAGCCTTCGATTCAATTAAAGGAGTCGACAATAAAACAGGTAAACAGTGGCGACTGTATGATAGCTACCAGCAAGCCAGCCAACACGGTCGGGAAATCACATTAACCAGTCACACCAACCCTGGCGTGAAAGTGGGCACCGCTCTTGAGTATCAAGGTATTAAAGTGGGTGAGATCAATCAGATAACACCAAACTTTGCTCAAAACAGCGTTACCTTTACGGCGGAACTCAATCCTCAATACGCCGATGCGATTGCTAAGCAAGGCTCAGTATTTTGGCTGCAAAAAGCTCAAGTGAATCTACAAGGGATTGATCATATCGATAAGTTGTTACAAGCCAGTATTGCCGTACAACCGGGCCAAGGCGTGGCTCTTGCCCACTTTGTTTTACACAAGCAAGCACAGCAACCTAGCGGGGTTCGGTTTGTGTTGCAAAGTCGTTCACGCGGCTCTGTTGTGGTTGGTACCCCAGTGTTGTATCGCGATATTGAGGTAGGTCAGGTGGTGGATGTACGGCTCGGCGAGCTGTCAGATCGCGTCATCACAACCATCAACATTGCCCCTAAATACGCCTATTTAATTCGCAATAATACGCTGTTTTGGAATGCTTCTGGTGTCGACGTTTCCATTGGCCTAAGTGGTGCAAATATCAAATCGGGTACTGTGGACAGTTTACTCCGGGGCGGGATAAGTTTCGCAACTCCACCAGACCTACCACTTAAACCCAAAGCACAAGCCGACAGCAGTTTTCTGCTGCATTCTGAGGTTGAGAGCGACTGGCTTACGTGGCAAACCCCAATACCGAAGCCGTAA
- a CDS encoding CvfB family protein yields the protein MINVGQINRLEVVKIAEFGVFLDAGEYGTTLLPNRFVPEGIEIGQQVDVFLYFDSENQIAATTEQPVAKVGEWGLMKIEGVNSTGAFAGWGIKGKDLLIPFSEQRGRLSVGQNILVYVYTDKASGRIVGTTKFNKWLDKTPARYTRNEQVDLIIAERSELGFKAIINGRHWGMIFPSDVFGKLFIGKKLKGYIKHIREDGKIDLALQKVGTAKMDDLSSKIIEALEKKGGFLPLSDKSSPEAIFAEFRTSKGTFKKTIGSLYKQGLLVIEADGIRLVKAD from the coding sequence ATGATTAATGTAGGTCAAATTAACCGCCTGGAAGTAGTTAAAATCGCTGAATTTGGCGTCTTTCTAGATGCTGGAGAGTATGGCACCACTTTATTACCAAATCGTTTCGTTCCTGAAGGTATCGAGATTGGTCAACAAGTGGATGTGTTTCTCTATTTCGATTCTGAAAACCAAATCGCCGCTACAACGGAGCAACCCGTCGCTAAAGTAGGCGAGTGGGGCTTGATGAAAATCGAAGGCGTAAATAGCACAGGCGCATTTGCCGGATGGGGAATCAAAGGCAAGGATCTGCTGATACCATTTAGTGAACAACGGGGTCGTTTGTCTGTAGGACAGAATATCCTCGTTTATGTATACACAGACAAAGCATCAGGACGCATTGTTGGAACCACCAAATTCAATAAGTGGTTGGATAAAACTCCCGCGCGTTATACCCGTAACGAGCAGGTGGATTTGATCATTGCCGAGCGGTCTGAATTAGGCTTTAAAGCGATCATTAATGGTCGTCACTGGGGTATGATTTTTCCATCGGATGTATTTGGTAAGCTGTTTATTGGCAAAAAGCTTAAGGGCTACATAAAACACATTCGTGAAGATGGAAAAATTGACTTAGCTCTGCAAAAAGTCGGCACCGCTAAAATGGACGATTTAAGTTCTAAAATCATTGAAGCCTTAGAAAAGAAAGGGGGATTTCTTCCTTTATCTGATAAGTCTTCTCCAGAAGCGATTTTTGCTGAATTCCGTACCAGTAAAGGGACGTTTAAAAAGACCATTGGTTCCCTTTATAAGCAAGGCTTACTTGTGATTGAAGCTGATGGGATTCGTTTGGTCAAAGCTGACTAA
- a CDS encoding paraquat-inducible protein A → MRKKETPLYQSFTPINTTIRLCQSCDLPVDSLELSCGNNAYCPRCGTQLSRGGSPSLSGNLALAITSLLLFIPAFIFPFISIHLLGVTFSATVPEGAWNLMRHGFPLLSILVLFCSVIAPVVLCAALVLCHFALRNHWFSGMKLGTTIIYRLKPWAMIDVFLVSVAVACFKLNDYADIIVGPALYALIVLQVLCVMLISRVSLRRYWEAWRPEYTFEHQSKERHCIACHLSQPIGTHCQRCHQPLHYRKPRSLERTLAYLLAASVAIFPANLIPISILITNGQRLEDTIYSGVVSLFNSQMPGIAIIIFVASILVPMAKILGLGYLLLCAHWRKEGFQRQRMKIYFVVKLIGKWSMLDLFVISIMLTLVDRGQILDFVPGLGAVAFGLVVFLTLLATESLDSRLLWDSHPDSPIHSRSINER, encoded by the coding sequence TTGCGCAAGAAAGAAACACCACTATATCAATCCTTTACACCTATAAACACCACGATTCGTTTGTGTCAAAGTTGCGACTTACCCGTTGACAGTCTTGAACTTTCATGCGGAAACAATGCGTATTGCCCCCGTTGTGGCACACAGTTAAGCCGTGGAGGCAGTCCATCGCTATCGGGTAACCTTGCACTTGCCATCACCAGTTTGCTGCTTTTCATCCCCGCCTTTATTTTCCCATTTATTTCGATACATTTACTGGGCGTTACATTTAGTGCCACAGTCCCCGAAGGGGCGTGGAATCTAATGCGGCATGGGTTTCCCCTACTCTCTATATTGGTACTATTTTGCAGTGTCATCGCACCAGTTGTACTTTGTGCAGCACTAGTCTTATGTCACTTTGCTCTGCGTAACCATTGGTTTAGCGGAATGAAACTTGGCACCACTATTATTTATCGCCTTAAACCTTGGGCGATGATCGATGTGTTTTTGGTGAGTGTTGCGGTGGCCTGTTTTAAACTGAATGACTATGCTGACATTATCGTAGGGCCAGCCCTGTATGCGTTGATCGTTCTGCAGGTGCTGTGTGTTATGTTGATCAGCCGTGTTAGCTTGCGGCGCTATTGGGAAGCATGGCGACCAGAATACACCTTTGAGCATCAAAGCAAAGAGCGTCATTGTATCGCTTGCCATCTCTCTCAGCCCATTGGAACGCATTGTCAGCGCTGCCACCAGCCACTGCATTATCGTAAGCCGCGCTCTCTCGAACGCACTCTGGCGTATCTTTTGGCGGCAAGTGTGGCGATATTTCCAGCAAACCTCATTCCAATCTCAATTTTGATCACCAATGGGCAACGTTTAGAAGATACCATCTATTCTGGTGTGGTTTCGCTGTTTAACAGTCAAATGCCGGGGATTGCAATCATTATTTTTGTCGCAAGTATCCTTGTACCAATGGCAAAGATATTAGGGTTAGGATATTTACTATTGTGTGCCCATTGGCGTAAAGAAGGATTTCAACGTCAACGGATGAAAATCTATTTTGTAGTCAAACTGATTGGCAAATGGTCAATGCTCGACCTTTTTGTTATTTCAATTATGTTAACCTTAGTCGACCGTGGTCAGATCCTTGATTTTGTGCCAGGACTCGGCGCCGTTGCGTTTGGTTTAGTGGTTTTTCTCACTTTACTTGCCACTGAAAGTTTAGATTCTCGATTACTTTGGGATAGTCATCCCGATTCTCCTATTCATAGCAGGTCTATTAATGAACGATAA